Within Anaeromyxobacter diazotrophicus, the genomic segment GCCGCGCGCGCGTCGAGGACGACCCGCCGGCGCCGGTGAGCCGCTACGGCGAGAGCAAGCTCCTGGGAGAGCGCGCCGTCCGGCTGGCGGCCGGGAAGGTGGCCGCGAGCATCGTGCGCCCGCCGGTGGTCTACGGCCCGGGCGACAAGGAGCTCATGCCCCAGCTCCTGCGGATGGCGCGCCTGGGCCTGGTGGTGCGCGCGGGCTTCCAGCAGAAGACCTTCAGCGTCGTGCACGTGGCCGACCTGGGCCAGGGCATCCTGGACGTCCTCGACCGCGGGCGCCCGGTGGGCGAGGCGGGCGGGGAGGGCACCTACTTCTTCGAGGACGGCGCCGACCGCTCCTGGGACGAGATCGCGCTCGCCGCCTGCGACGCGCTGGGCCGGCGCGCCCGCGTGCTGGCCTTGCCGGAGGCGGTGAGCGCCGCCGCCGCGGCGGCCTCCTCCGCCCTGGCGGCCGTGACGCGCCGCGCCTCCATCCTCTCCCTCGACAAGCTCCGCGAGATGCGCCAGTCCGCCTGGACCTGCAGCGCGGCCCGCGCCCGCGCCGAGCTGGGCTGGTCCCCCCGCTTCCCGCTCCCCGAGGGGATGGCGGACGCGGTGCGCTGGTTCCAGGCGCGCGGCCTAGCCTAGCCGCGGTCGCGGCTCGCGCTCGCGGCTCGCGGCTCGAGGTCGAGGTCGAGGTCGAGGTCGAGGTCGCGGTCGAGGTTCGCGATCCCCTGTGCTCCGCGAGTCCTGCCCCCGCCGCCCCGCGCCCGCGCGCGCGTCGGCGCCCGTGCTCCGCGCCGCCCCAAGGGTGCCCTTGGCCGGAACGCGCACGTGGTCCGCGAGACGCGGCTGCGGAATCTTGCACCGCGGCGCGGGCGCGCCGCGGTGCTTCGGTCAGTCCTCGCCGCGGGCGAGGTCCTGGTGGGCGCGTTCCGGCGAACTTGGCACCGGGGGCGGCGCTCCGCAATGGCGCCTCGTGCGCGCGCGGGCGCGGTGCGGCAGCGGCCGGGGGCTGCGTGCCTAGGGCGACGTGCCCCAGGGTTCACCGTCCGAGCGCGCGCGGCATGTGCTTCACCCGGACCGCGAGCGCCCCTCTCGCCGTCGCCGTCGCGGTCGCGGTCGCGGCTCGAGGTCGAGATCGAGGTCGAGGTCGAGGTCGAGGTCGTCCCCCTCTCCCTTGCGCCCCCCTCGCCCCGCCGCTAGTTCCCCCTCGTGATGCCCGCGCCCGCCTCCGCGCCCGCGCCGCCCTCGGAAGGCGCCGCGTTCGTCCGTCAGGCGTACGCCCTCGTCGCCGACCTCGCGGCTCCGCGCCCCGGCGTCTACTACGCCGACCTCCTGCTGAGCTCCCTCGTGGGTTGGGCCGCGCTGGTGCTCGGCGCCCGCGCCTGGCCGGCGGCGGGCGCCTGGGTGCTCCTCGCCGTCTCGGCGCTCGCCCTCTACCGCGCCGGGAGCTTCATCCACGAGCTCACCCACCTGCGCCGGGGCGCCGTGGCGGGGCTCTCGCCCGTCTGGAACGCGCTCGTCGGCGTCCCGCTCCTGCTGCCCTCCTTCCTCTACGTCGGGGTGCACGGGGTGCACCACGCCAAGCCGCACTACGGCACGGTGCGCGACCCCGAGTACCTGCGGCTGACGGGCTGGCCGCGCTGGAAGATCCTCCTGTGGGTGGCGCAGGGGGCGCTGCTGCCGGTGGCGCTGGGGCTGCGCTTCCTGCTGCTGGCGCCGCTGTCGCTCGTCCACCCGCGGCTGCGCAGGCTGGTCTGGGAGAAGGCCTCCTCGCTCAGCGTCAACCCGGCCTTCAGCCGCGCGCCGCCGCCGGCCTCGCTGCGCGCCGGCTTCGCGGCGCAGGAGGCGCTCTGCGCGGGCTGGGCGTGGGCGGTGGTGCTGCTCGCCGCGCTTGGCGCGCTGCCGGCGCGCTATCCGCTGGCGGCGGCGGTGGTGGCGGGGGCGGTGGGGCTCCTGAACCAGCTCCGGACCGCGGTGGCGCACCGCTTCGCGAACGACGGGCGCACGCTCGACATGGAGGCGCAGTTCCTCGACTCGGTCAACGTGCCGGGGAGCCCGCTCGCCACCGCGCTGTGGGCGCCGGTCGGGCTGCGCTACCACGCGCTGCACCACCTCTTGCCGGGGCTGCCCTACCACGCGCTGGGCGCGGCGCACCGGCGCCTCGCGGCGGGGCTCCCGCCGGCGTCGCCGTACCTTCGGGCGTGCGAGCCCAGCCTGGCGGCGGCGTACCGCCGCCTGGGCCGCCCGGTCGGCTAGTCGAACATCCCGGTCACCCGGTCCTTGAGCCCCTTGGTGAGCGTCTTGAGGACGTCGTCGTTCACGCCGATGAGGGAGCGGCCGATCATGACGATGGCGTCGACGTCCTCGGGGTCGAACGTCCCCACGTAGACGCCGCTCTTCTTGGCCAGCGCGTTCGCGAACACCACCGCGTTCACGAGCGAGGCGCGGTCGGCGTTGTCGTAGTCGAGGTCCTGTTGCAGGCAGCGCGCGATGCCCTCGGGGAGCTGCCACTTCTCGGCCAGCGCCAGCCCGACCGGGCGGTGCGTGCGGGCG encodes:
- a CDS encoding NAD-dependent epimerase/dehydratase family protein; the protein is MRVLVTGATGFIGGALTALLAARGDRVRALVRPSSRTEALSALGAELAQGDVGDPASLLAAVEGCDAVIHLAGAVKALRDRELFQANGEGTRHVVAACAASAARPRLVYVSSLAAAGPATAGRARVEDDPPAPVSRYGESKLLGERAVRLAAGKVAASIVRPPVVYGPGDKELMPQLLRMARLGLVVRAGFQQKTFSVVHVADLGQGILDVLDRGRPVGEAGGEGTYFFEDGADRSWDEIALAACDALGRRARVLALPEAVSAAAAAASSALAAVTRRASILSLDKLREMRQSAWTCSAARARAELGWSPRFPLPEGMADAVRWFQARGLA
- a CDS encoding fatty acid desaturase family protein, whose product is MPAPASAPAPPSEGAAFVRQAYALVADLAAPRPGVYYADLLLSSLVGWAALVLGARAWPAAGAWVLLAVSALALYRAGSFIHELTHLRRGAVAGLSPVWNALVGVPLLLPSFLYVGVHGVHHAKPHYGTVRDPEYLRLTGWPRWKILLWVAQGALLPVALGLRFLLLAPLSLVHPRLRRLVWEKASSLSVNPAFSRAPPPASLRAGFAAQEALCAGWAWAVVLLAALGALPARYPLAAAVVAGAVGLLNQLRTAVAHRFANDGRTLDMEAQFLDSVNVPGSPLATALWAPVGLRYHALHHLLPGLPYHALGAAHRRLAAGLPPASPYLRACEPSLAAAYRRLGRPVG